From the genome of uncultured Campylobacter sp.:
CATTAGAACCGTGTTTTTTAATGAAATTTTAGGCGCTAGCAAGGACGCTGCGGCGGAGAATATTTTGAAATTTAAGCAGCGTTTTGAGCGTGCGAAGGCGCTCGCAAGCTCGCTTTTTATCCCTGCCGTGTCGGTGCACTCGCCGTACTCGACGCACCCGCAGATTACGGAGTTTGCGACGAAGCTTGCCCGCGAAAACGGACTTGCTATAAGCACGCATTTTATGGAGAGCGCGTATGAGCGGCAGTGGCTGCGCACCGGTCGCGGTAAATTTAAAGCCTGGCTTGCTAAATTTAACCCAACGCCCGCGCCTTTTTACTCGCCGCAGAGCTTCGTAGCGCATTTTAGCAGGCTTCGCACGCTTTTTACGCATTGCGTGTGGGTGGATGATTTTAGCATCTTTGATCCGAAGCTTCACTCGATCACGCACTGCGCGCGCTCCAACCGCCTGCTTAGCAAAAAGCGGCTAAGTTTTAAAAAGCTGCTCGCAAGCGGGCTTAATTACAACATCGCTACCGACGGGCTTAGCTCGAATTTTAGTCTAAGCTTTTTAGACGAGCTGCGTGCAAATTTAATGATGCACGACGAGCTGGGCCTGGCGAAACTAGCGCGGGCGTTACTTTTAGGCGCGACGAGAAATGCGGCAGCCGCGCTGGGATTAAGCTTAGGCGAGCTGAAAGAGGGCAAGCTCGCCGATATCGCCGTTTTTGAAGGCATTGAGTGCGACGAAGCTCAGCTACCGCTACAGCTCATTTTGCAGAGCAAAAACGCAAAATCACTTTTTATCGAAGGAATGAAATGCAATTTCTAAAGAATATCTTTGCGCCGATCGGCGCCGTGCTCGGATTTATAAACAAATACTTTAAATCCTTGATTTTTCTGCTTATTTTGTTTTTGATTTTCGCAGGCGGCGAAAGCGCGCAGCAAAGGGGCGCGAATCTCGCTCAGCTTTCGCTAAGCGGCGCGATAATGGACGATAGCGAAATTTTAGAAAAGATCGAAACCCTGAAAAACGATGAGGCGATCAAAGGAGTGCTTCTGCTGATCGACAGCCCC
Proteins encoded in this window:
- a CDS encoding metal-dependent hydrolase → MRILRAKWVLACDENFKILKDGAIVFDEKIIEVCSFASAARKYPQAEILDFSGDIAMPAFINPHVHLEFSANKGTLRYGDFLDWLDSVIASRQQLDAAARGRVILEQIAAMMRSGVGTIGEISSFGGEAEACAQSGIRTVFFNEILGASKDAAAENILKFKQRFERAKALASSLFIPAVSVHSPYSTHPQITEFATKLARENGLAISTHFMESAYERQWLRTGRGKFKAWLAKFNPTPAPFYSPQSFVAHFSRLRTLFTHCVWVDDFSIFDPKLHSITHCARSNRLLSKKRLSFKKLLASGLNYNIATDGLSSNFSLSFLDELRANLMMHDELGLAKLARALLLGATRNAAAALGLSLGELKEGKLADIAVFEGIECDEAQLPLQLILQSKNAKSLFIEGMKCNF